In one Lycium barbarum isolate Lr01 chromosome 7, ASM1917538v2, whole genome shotgun sequence genomic region, the following are encoded:
- the LOC132601489 gene encoding uncharacterized protein LOC132601489 yields the protein MEKFYRGLDPITQSIANNAADACFMDKTYTRVTNILTRLTTHNQAWHSNNANVIPYGNAMIQNMVKENQNTKQTLAQLATNISLLTKKFDENQIKKVNVCEDASSMPKRMYEVQEGPYQEGPPMQVEDTNYVNSSQRGYQRQNYQVGYQNQNEWRPQQGQGQSNDQSSLRVEAMLEKVLGNQTKSKKMLSGLTEIVGSHTAAIQKLELQMRDISREQHPPKKRRLHSDTILNPKNRGGSVDCVFAISTRSGKKLQSAEKKEKVADIPESSKVADDKSKQTLKRLSLNFPFLDAVKTMPGFAKYLKDLLTKKKTVQHEIMSLTHIVSSIISTTTVQTKRDPGLFNIPCSVGYHDFTRALIDNGARLCGEVNSFAGLGSYSYNPKKLTLDLENRTTPLANPSIVEPPKLELKQVPSHLKYEFFGPNNMLSMIVSALLTEE from the exons atggagaagttctaccgaggacTGGATCCTATAACACAGTCAATTGCGAACAATGCAGCTGATGCTTGTTTTATGGATAAAACTTACACTCGAGTTACCAACATACTTACCAGATTGACTAcacacaatcaagcttggcactcgAACAATGCTAATGTTATACCCTACGGGAatgctatgatccagaatatggtAAAGGAGAATCAGAATACTAAGCAGACACTAGCTCAGCTTGCAACAAATATCTCTTTACTGACCAAGAAGTTTGATGAGAACCAGattaagaaggtaaatgtttgcgaAGATGCTTCAAGTATGCCGAAGAGGATGTACGAAGTCcaagagggtccatatcaagagggacctcctatgcaggttgaagatacTAACTATGTGAACAGCTCTCAAAGGGGTTATCAAAGGCAGAATTACCAAGTGGGTTACCAGAATCAAAAtgaatggagacctcagcaaggccAAG GGCAGTCAAACGACCAAAGTAGTTTGagggttgaagcaatgcttgaaaAGGTTCTGGGAAATCAAACCAAGTCTAAAAAGATGTTATCCGGGCTAACAGAGATAGTGGGGTCTCATACAGCAGCTATTCAAAAGCTCGAGTTGCAGATGcgagatatttctagagagcagcaccctcctaaaaaaaGAAGACTTCATAGTGACACTATTCTGAATCCAAAGAATAGAGGAGGCAGTGTTGACTGTGTGTTTGCTATTagtactaggagtggtaaaaaaCTCCAAAGTGCTGAAAAGAAGG AgaaagttgctgatattccagaaagTTCAAAAGTGGCTGATGACAAGAGTAAGCAGACT ctgaagcggTTATCTCTGAACTTTCCATTCTTGGATGCTGTTAAGACGATGCCCGgttttgctaagtatttgaaggactTGTTGACCAAGAAGAAGACGGTGCAACATGAAATCATGAGTTTGACTCACATTGTGAGTTCGATTATTTCCACAACTACCGTTCAGACTAAGAGAGATCCTGGGTTGTTTAAcattccttgttctgttgggTACCATGACTTTACTCGCGCTCTGattgataatggggcga GGTTATGTGGAGAGGTTAATTCGTTTGCTGGGTTAGGCTCATATTCTTACAACCCAAAGAAGCTTactcttgatctggaaaatagaacaactcctctaGCAAATCCTTCTATCGTTGAGCCAccgaagcttgagcttaagcaggtCCCATCACATTTGAAGTATGAGTTCTTTGGTCCAAATAATATGTTATCAATGATTGTTTCAGCATTACTGACTGAGGAGTAG